A region of Diospyros lotus cultivar Yz01 chromosome 3, ASM1463336v1, whole genome shotgun sequence DNA encodes the following proteins:
- the LOC127797575 gene encoding general transcription and DNA repair factor IIH helicase subunit XPD isoform X2, producing the protein MKFEIEDVTVYFPYEQIYPEQYEYMVELKRALDARGHCLLEMPTGTGKTIALLSLITSYALSKPSNPLKLLYCTRTVHEMEKTLAELRLLHRYQVLHLGPSARLLALGLSSRKNLCINPSVVSADNRDTVDAACRKLTASWVRALAVENPNVPTCPFFENYERAASEAVLPPGVYTLQDLRTFGKEKGWCPYFLARHMVQFANVVVYSYQYLLDPKVAGIISKEMQRESVVVFDEAHNIDNVCIEALSVSVRSQTLEGATRNLNKMSQDIERFKAVDAGRLRAEYNRLVEGLAQRGNLPIGDAWLTNPALPDDILKEAVPGNIRRAEHFLSVLRRLVQYLKGRLQTENVEKEGPVGFVASVNAQVGIDQKVLRFCYDRLHSLMLTLEITDTDEFLPIQTICDFATLVGTYTRGFSIIIEPFDERMPNIPDPVLQLSCHDASLAIKPVFDRFQSVVITSGTLSPIDLYPRLLNFNPVISRSFTMSLTRDCICPMVLTRGSDQLPVSTKYDMRRDESVERNYGRLLLEMVSIVPDGIVCFFVSYSYMDGIVNSWNEKGILKEIMQHKLVFIETQDVVETTLALDNYRKACDCGRGAVFFSVARKLEFLVGILSASSTSPRSP; encoded by the exons atGAAGTTCGAAATCGAAGACGTGACGGTGTATTTCCCGTACGAGCAGATATACCCGGAGCAGTACGAGTACATGGTGGAGCTGAAGCGAGCCCTAGATGCCAGAGGACACTGCCTCCTCGAGATGCCCACCGGCACCGGCAAGACCATTGCTCTCCTCTCGCTCATCACCAGCTACGCCCTCTCCAAGCCCTCCAATCCCCTCAAGCTCCTCTACTGCACCCGCACCGTCCACGAGATGGAGAAAACCCTCGCCGAGCTCCGCCTCCTCCACCGCTACCAGGTCCTCCACCTCGGCCCCTCCGCCCGCCTCCTCGCCCTTGGCCTCTCCTCCCGCAAGAACCTCTGCATCAACCCCTCCGTCGTCTCCGCCGACAACCGCGACACCGTCGATGCCGCCTGCCGCAAGCTCACCGCCAGCTGGGTCCGCGCCCTCGCCGTCGAGAACCCTAACGTCCCTACCTGTCCCTTCTTCGAGAACTACGAAAGGGCCGCCTCCGAGGCCGTCTTGCCCCCGGGCGTCTACACCTTGCAG GATTTGAGAACATTTGGGAAGGAGAAAGGGTGGTGCCCCTACTTCCTTGCGCGCCATATGGTGCAGTTTGCCAACGTTGTGGTTTACAGTTACCAGTACTTGCTTGATCCGAAGGTGGCTGGCATCATATCCAAGGAAATGCAGAGGGAATCTGTGGTGGTGTTTGATGAGGCGCACAACATTGACAATGTGTGTATTGAAGCTCTCAGTGTCAGTGTCAGGAGCCAGACACTTGAAGGGGCAACAAGAAATCTCAATAAGATGTCTCAGGATATTGAAAG GTTTAAGGCCGTTGATGCAGGCAGATTACGTGCAGAATATAACCGGCTTGTTGAAGGTTTGGCACAAAGGGGGAATTTACCTA TTGGGGATGCTTGGCTTACAAATCCTGCTCTACCTGATGATATACTAAAAGAAGCAGTGCCAGGAAATATTCGCCGAGCGGAGCATTTCCTTTCTGTGTTACGTAGGTTAGTGCAGTATCTCAAAGGACGTCTGCAAACTGAGAATGTTGAAAAGGAGGGACCTGTTGGCTTTGTGGCCTCTGTAAATGCGCAGGTTGGGATTGACCAGAAGGTTCTGAGATTCTGTTACGATCGCCTGCACTCTCTGATGCTGACGCTAGAGATAACTGACACAGATGAATTTTTACCAATTCAAACAATTTGTGACTTTGCAACACTTGTAGGGACATACACTCGGGGCTTCTCAATTATAATTGAACCTTTTGATGAGAGAATGCCAAACATTCCAGATCCTGTGTTGCAG CTTAGCTGCCACGATGCCTCTCTTGCCATAAAGCCTGTTTTTGATCGGTTCCAGTCAGTTGTAATTACTTCTGGAACTCTGAGCCCAATTGATCTCTACCCTCGTCTTCTTAATTTCAATCCAGTTATTAGCCGAAGCTTTACAATGTCATTGACAAGAGATTGCATATGCCCCATGGTTTTGACTCGTGGAAG TGATCAGCTTCCAGTTAGCACAAAATACGACATGAGAAGAGATGAAAGTGTGGAAAGAAATTATGGGAGGCTTTTGCTGGAGATGGTGTCTATTGTTCCCGATGGAATAGTGTGCTTTTTTGTTAGTTACTCATATATGGATGGAATAGTCAATAGTTGGAATGAGAAGGGCATTCTAAAG GAAATAATGCAACATAAGCTTGTCTTCATTGAGACTCAGGATGTAGTGGAAACCACATTAGCTCTAGACAACTATCGCAAAGCTTGTGATTG